Proteins co-encoded in one Halorussus lipolyticus genomic window:
- the queC gene encoding 7-cyano-7-deazaguanine synthase QueC: MSDTESASAEKRAVVLASGGMDSATAAYVADDEGYDLYLLHTSYGQETEGKEYECARRLADEIDAEDFLRVETGHLSAIGDSSLTDDEMDVEEADLDSEEVPSSYVPFRNANLLAMATSYAEANDCEAVFIGAHSEDFSGYPDCRPSFFYAFQQVIDAGTKDETEIDLRAPFVEQSKTDIARRGETLGVPYEHTWSCYREEAPACGTCDACAFRLQAFQNLGVRDPIEYDERPDYTD; encoded by the coding sequence ATGAGCGATACCGAATCCGCGTCCGCCGAGAAGCGCGCCGTCGTCCTCGCCTCCGGCGGGATGGACAGCGCCACCGCGGCCTACGTCGCAGACGACGAGGGCTACGACCTCTACCTCCTGCACACCTCCTACGGGCAGGAGACCGAAGGCAAAGAGTACGAGTGCGCCCGGCGACTCGCCGACGAAATCGACGCCGAGGACTTCCTCCGGGTCGAGACGGGCCACCTGTCGGCCATCGGCGATTCGAGTCTGACCGACGACGAGATGGATGTCGAGGAGGCCGACCTCGATTCGGAGGAGGTCCCCTCGTCCTACGTCCCCTTCCGGAACGCCAACCTGCTGGCGATGGCGACTTCCTACGCCGAGGCCAACGACTGCGAAGCGGTCTTCATCGGTGCCCACAGCGAGGACTTCTCGGGGTATCCCGACTGTCGGCCCTCCTTCTTCTACGCCTTCCAGCAGGTCATCGACGCCGGGACCAAAGACGAGACCGAAATCGACCTCCGCGCGCCGTTCGTGGAGCAGAGCAAGACCGACATCGCCCGCCGCGGCGAGACCCTCGGGGTGCCCTACGAACACACGTGGAGTTGCTACCGCGAGGAGGCCCCGGCCTGCGGGACCTGCGACGCCTGCGCTTTCCGACTCCAAGCCTTCCAGAATCTCGGCGTCCGGGACCCCATCGAGTACGACGAGCGCCCGGACTACACCGACTGA
- a CDS encoding PKD domain-containing protein: MNDQARSVLLALLLVVSSVSVAGVGAAAPSSSPSTFHVTQGGECYEVAPVGDGTTSVEEFYDYQAPGPGYLYGSYGEGSQRVQQNQVSHVFVYRGSQGLSLVMLHDDLNRSQGGGITFDISGLPQDHQWLVEDDDYEGRDDNFQYDGTSAKIDWMWSSGRTDGGVVRGLGNDFSAITIDPAFGEESWAYQERTKNGEPAPWPYATNDTSWQLQSGTGDEIPLDKTQSLSLSKGKCPDETNPQAALSASPNPVANDESVTFDASDSADNRQIAEYRWDFDDDGTIERTTDSATIQHTYASTGTYTASVTVVDGNGNTDTATETVEVDPAESPDPTVTVDAPATVNVSETFEASASASDESKVESYQWDFGSTTKTGGTVTHSYAEEGDRTVTLTWTETDGETHTETTTIDVVARQNVTYLNATAVKVTGSFDSVDLTYGFYTQSGYGQSHKVVEDISGPTVITVPDDEGVNGTMINLVSAYESSQADPVLQKQNPRRDYYAETIEPEPVTISVESVEETGEGTYNVTFGYDNPNEEVLDIPNSTLSGNVTGDAPTTFESSDHTVTVTWTPDSDDERATWTLNRSRFDQSTVTASTPPASEVGDDSDTTAPDAALVAVPSFGSVEETEFVFNASESADDRGIAAYHWDLDADGEFETTTTESRVATTYSEPGRREVAVMVEDAAGNTDTATTNVSVSELKAEQDLEVVNATAVEVTGEFAEVTLTTTHFTQQGVQTATHTYDDNISNTTLLSAPDGGVWGPVVQSAEAFENASDSEAELTAENADYSTHLAEARPEKVSTFVEDAEQVSNDTYEVTFGYHNPNDAAMVGVGSAFSSGSASPTPPERFESGRHTFTVTWTPDSDDANLVWESDLSNFGYGASTATSPTPSQIEAGEMPPTAALNAAPTTVAPGEEVAFDASASLDPEGENLTYRWDLDGDDDPEETTDSATLTRSFSETGTQQVAVTVVDESGQTDTATEIVTVREQSSDDAPNAKLTAPDSGSMSQLLYPFDASASTDDEGIVAYRWDFDSDGEVEWTEEDAVSSFKPYQVLDEPGTYEATVTVVDTAGQTDSATVEYTVTKVVPDAAIHASSTTVEVGENVTLEASDFNEKPGTLAHVCWKVGDEAGPDGTTWTTSFDEAGDKTVTLVLRDRAGYENVVTKTITVTADDSGGSDDGNSDDPNPGEGGLEDDDNDDSTGGGLPSQRPSSTGGQNQNGGNDDGGSDAKVSAPLNSSDGQVGTVTLRASGSADPAIDVADAAPRNVTAPTAEDEGFAALSYLSVSGGDRATFTVSKGVLNASGATAGDVTLFRDENGTWTATETSQVGQTDDAYRFGANVSEGTYAVGIDRPATSVADLSLGSKQVEPGRSVTVTATVENTGRADGTHEVVLTVGGEAVSTKTVSVEAGETAEATFSVSLDSGGTYEVGVGDATADLVVESAETTTTEESDSNETTTTTATSDGPVPGFGVGVTLVALLAAGLVALRRR, translated from the coding sequence GTGAACGACCAAGCGCGGAGCGTCCTATTGGCGCTTCTCCTCGTGGTCTCCTCGGTCTCCGTCGCGGGCGTTGGCGCGGCGGCTCCGTCGAGTTCGCCGTCGACCTTCCACGTCACGCAGGGTGGCGAGTGCTACGAGGTCGCACCGGTCGGCGATGGCACGACCTCAGTCGAGGAGTTCTACGACTACCAAGCGCCCGGACCCGGCTACCTCTACGGCTCCTACGGCGAAGGCTCACAGCGAGTACAGCAGAATCAGGTGAGCCACGTGTTCGTCTACCGTGGTTCGCAGGGCCTGAGTCTCGTGATGCTCCACGACGACCTCAATCGCTCGCAGGGCGGCGGTATCACCTTTGACATCTCCGGTCTGCCCCAAGACCACCAGTGGCTGGTCGAGGACGACGACTACGAGGGCCGCGACGACAACTTCCAGTACGACGGCACGAGCGCCAAAATCGACTGGATGTGGTCGTCGGGCCGGACGGACGGCGGAGTCGTCCGCGGTCTGGGCAACGACTTCTCGGCCATCACCATCGACCCGGCGTTCGGCGAGGAGTCGTGGGCCTACCAAGAGCGCACCAAGAACGGCGAACCCGCCCCGTGGCCCTACGCGACTAACGACACGTCGTGGCAACTCCAGTCGGGCACGGGCGACGAGATTCCCCTCGACAAAACCCAGTCGCTGAGTCTCTCGAAGGGCAAGTGTCCCGACGAGACCAACCCGCAGGCCGCGCTGTCGGCCTCGCCGAACCCCGTCGCTAACGACGAGTCGGTCACGTTCGACGCGAGCGATTCCGCCGACAACCGCCAGATTGCGGAGTACCGCTGGGACTTCGACGACGACGGCACGATTGAGAGGACGACCGATAGCGCGACGATACAGCACACCTACGCCAGTACCGGAACCTACACGGCCTCGGTCACGGTCGTAGACGGAAACGGCAACACCGACACGGCCACCGAGACGGTCGAGGTCGACCCCGCCGAGTCGCCCGACCCGACCGTGACGGTGGACGCGCCCGCGACGGTCAACGTCAGCGAGACGTTCGAGGCCTCGGCCAGCGCGAGTGACGAGAGCAAGGTCGAGAGCTACCAGTGGGACTTCGGTAGCACCACGAAGACCGGCGGTACGGTCACCCATAGCTACGCCGAGGAGGGCGACCGAACGGTGACGCTGACGTGGACCGAGACCGACGGCGAGACTCACACCGAAACTACCACCATCGACGTGGTAGCCCGCCAGAACGTCACCTATCTCAACGCGACCGCAGTGAAAGTCACCGGGTCGTTCGACAGCGTGGACCTGACCTACGGCTTCTACACCCAGAGCGGGTACGGCCAGTCGCACAAGGTCGTCGAGGACATCTCCGGTCCGACGGTCATCACGGTGCCAGATGACGAGGGCGTCAACGGGACGATGATAAACCTCGTGAGCGCCTACGAGAGTTCGCAGGCCGACCCCGTCCTCCAGAAGCAGAACCCTCGGCGCGACTACTACGCCGAGACCATCGAACCCGAACCGGTGACTATCTCGGTCGAGAGCGTCGAGGAGACCGGCGAGGGAACGTACAACGTGACCTTCGGCTACGACAACCCTAACGAGGAGGTCCTCGACATCCCCAACAGCACCCTCTCCGGGAACGTGACGGGCGACGCGCCGACGACGTTCGAGTCGAGCGACCACACCGTCACCGTGACGTGGACGCCCGATAGCGACGACGAGCGGGCGACATGGACGCTGAACCGGAGTCGCTTCGACCAGTCCACCGTCACCGCCAGTACTCCGCCCGCCAGCGAGGTCGGTGACGATTCCGATACGACTGCCCCGGACGCCGCGCTGGTGGCGGTGCCTTCCTTCGGAAGCGTCGAGGAAACCGAGTTCGTCTTCAACGCCAGCGAGTCCGCGGACGACCGCGGAATCGCGGCCTACCACTGGGACCTCGACGCCGACGGCGAGTTCGAGACGACGACCACCGAGTCGCGGGTTGCGACCACCTACTCGGAACCCGGTCGCCGCGAAGTCGCCGTGATGGTCGAGGACGCGGCCGGAAACACCGATACCGCCACGACGAACGTCTCGGTCTCCGAACTGAAGGCCGAGCAGGACCTCGAAGTCGTCAACGCCACCGCGGTCGAGGTCACGGGCGAGTTCGCCGAGGTCACGCTGACGACGACCCACTTCACTCAGCAGGGCGTCCAGACTGCGACTCACACCTACGACGACAACATCTCGAACACGACTCTCCTCTCGGCCCCCGACGGGGGCGTCTGGGGTCCGGTCGTGCAGTCGGCAGAGGCCTTCGAGAACGCCTCCGACTCCGAGGCCGAACTGACCGCAGAGAACGCCGACTACAGCACCCACCTCGCGGAGGCCCGACCCGAGAAGGTCAGCACCTTCGTCGAGGACGCCGAACAGGTCTCGAACGACACCTACGAAGTGACGTTCGGCTACCACAACCCCAACGACGCCGCGATGGTCGGCGTCGGAAGCGCGTTCTCCTCGGGAAGCGCATCCCCGACGCCCCCGGAGCGGTTCGAGTCGGGCCGTCACACGTTCACCGTGACGTGGACGCCCGACAGCGACGACGCGAACCTCGTCTGGGAATCTGACCTCTCGAACTTCGGCTACGGCGCGTCCACCGCGACGAGTCCGACGCCGAGCCAAATCGAGGCCGGCGAGATGCCGCCGACCGCCGCGCTGAACGCGGCCCCGACCACAGTTGCGCCCGGCGAGGAGGTCGCCTTCGACGCCTCGGCGTCCTTGGACCCCGAGGGTGAGAACCTCACCTACCGGTGGGACCTCGACGGCGACGACGACCCCGAGGAGACCACCGACAGTGCGACCCTGACGCGCTCGTTCTCCGAGACGGGCACCCAGCAGGTCGCCGTGACGGTCGTGGACGAGTCGGGCCAGACCGACACCGCGACCGAAATCGTCACGGTGCGCGAGCAGTCCAGCGACGACGCGCCGAACGCGAAACTGACCGCGCCCGACTCCGGGTCGATGAGTCAGTTGCTCTATCCCTTCGACGCCTCGGCCTCGACCGACGACGAGGGCATCGTGGCGTACCGCTGGGACTTCGACAGCGACGGAGAAGTCGAGTGGACCGAGGAGGACGCTGTCTCCTCGTTCAAGCCCTATCAGGTGTTGGACGAACCCGGCACCTACGAGGCCACCGTCACCGTGGTTGACACCGCGGGTCAGACCGATTCCGCGACGGTCGAGTACACCGTGACGAAGGTCGTGCCCGACGCGGCAATCCACGCCTCCAGTACCACGGTCGAAGTCGGGGAGAACGTCACCCTCGAAGCGAGCGACTTCAACGAAAAGCCCGGCACGCTGGCCCACGTCTGCTGGAAGGTCGGCGACGAGGCCGGTCCCGATGGAACCACGTGGACGACCTCCTTCGACGAGGCCGGCGACAAGACGGTCACGTTGGTCCTGCGAGACCGGGCGGGCTACGAGAACGTCGTGACGAAGACGATTACCGTCACCGCGGACGACTCCGGCGGTTCTGACGACGGTAACTCCGACGACCCGAACCCCGGCGAGGGCGGCCTCGAAGACGACGACAACGACGACAGCACGGGCGGCGGTCTGCCGTCCCAGCGTCCGAGCAGTACCGGCGGTCAGAACCAGAACGGCGGCAACGACGACGGCGGAAGCGACGCGAAGGTCTCCGCGCCGCTGAACTCGTCGGACGGACAGGTCGGCACCGTGACCCTGCGCGCGTCGGGTAGCGCCGACCCCGCAATCGACGTGGCCGACGCCGCGCCCCGGAACGTCACCGCACCGACGGCCGAGGACGAGGGCTTCGCCGCGCTGTCGTACCTCTCGGTCTCGGGCGGTGACCGCGCGACGTTCACCGTCTCGAAGGGCGTGCTGAACGCCTCGGGCGCGACGGCAGGCGACGTGACGCTGTTCCGCGACGAGAACGGCACGTGGACTGCCACCGAGACTTCGCAGGTCGGTCAGACCGACGACGCCTACCGGTTCGGCGCGAACGTCTCGGAAGGCACCTACGCGGTCGGCATCGACCGACCCGCCACGAGCGTCGCCGACCTCTCGCTCGGGAGCAAGCAGGTCGAACCCGGCCGGTCGGTGACCGTCACTGCGACCGTCGAGAACACCGGTCGCGCCGACGGCACCCACGAGGTCGTGCTGACGGTCGGCGGGGAAGCGGTCTCCACGAAGACCGTCTCGGTCGAAGCGGGCGAGACTGCGGAGGCCACCTTCTCGGTCTCGCTCGATTCGGGCGGGACCTACGAGGTCGGCGTCGGTGACGCCACCGCGGACCTCGTGGTCGAGAGCGCCGAGACGACCACGACCGAGGAATCCGACAGCAACGAGACGACCACCACGACCGCGACGAGCGACGGCCCCGTCCCCGGATTCGGCGTCGGCGTCACGCTGGTCGCGCTACTGGCCGCTGGTTTGGTCGCGCTCCGGCGACGCTGA
- a CDS encoding PKD domain-containing protein, which translates to MTRTRTRLAIVGIALLVVASAVPLPPSGGTAAAAQHTFVVEQGNRCFEVSPLANGEEAASFYDYRNIENDDGDERYTYSSYMPRHLHQADTSRLFLYDGPNGVSLMIVHNTLGGDRGDGSAATFRFSGLPAGGDWIVMDDDYYDQDDRFSRNRISWSWYGDRTDGAVFRGLDRDGTAVTISPRFDERAALYDSPVDRDGDTRAWQFLTGSVGNPSAVGLDMTEPITIRTGYCGPDETPPNAALSGGNGVAGYPVSFDAGQSSDNRQITEYRWDFDGDGTPDRTTNDPTVAHEYGAPGTYNATVTVVDEGGNADRARVQVSVEADDPPDAALSVGDSPTQGFPVTLDARNSTDDVGISAYRWDLDGDGQAERTTDSATISHTYEDAGDYEIALTVVDGGGQNSTATRSVSVGADDPPEPAIRVSSPGLPTEGRQIVLDARNSTDDTGITAYRWSLGDNATATGDRVAHTYAGNGTYTVTLTVVDEGGQNATETRQVEVRAPDRTPPEAGLAVGANQIAAGANVGLDARNATDNRNIAAYRWDFDGDGQAERTTDSPTVEHAYGGTGTFDATVTVADYAGNTDSANATIRVFPEDDTPPNAALSVGTNRTDADTKISFDASNATDGQTTVAAYRWDFDGDGKAERTTDSATVEHAYNSAGTYNATVVVADFGNNTDNATVRVKVEPNEQAHSGGGGGGGGGGGGGGGTSVGPPPVDIQRQQTGANAGLVDVRNARGDETVRSSLPAQATAEETGVAFDSIGVDLRRDDAHFAVEVGRPAGESVESVPADVTLGSLSVAGKYVESRQVSGVSYEVAIDGGVLADEGLTPADLTAYQRTGGEWDRANLSVSSGGETVVVRVETDGLAPIAVGAERSVTVADADLGAQTVAADEPVSVTATLENAGEETAGFGVLLRADGEEVATKNVTVPADKTTKVTLNATLPTGTHALTIGGESAGNVTVVEDAGSLSVADVSLNESAIAAGESVEITATVENTGGTAAEREVALTLFGEEVGSKTVAVSAGETEQVTFVRAIDAAGNYTAKVGDESAALEVSESGGDGESDGPTAPAVPGFGVGAAVAALLAVALVVRLRTDST; encoded by the coding sequence ATGACTCGGACACGAACACGACTCGCTATCGTCGGCATCGCTCTCTTGGTCGTCGCGTCGGCCGTCCCCCTTCCGCCCTCCGGGGGCACCGCCGCGGCCGCACAGCACACCTTCGTCGTGGAACAGGGTAACCGCTGTTTCGAGGTCTCACCCCTCGCAAACGGCGAGGAGGCCGCCTCGTTCTACGACTATCGCAACATCGAGAACGACGACGGCGACGAGCGCTACACCTACAGTTCCTACATGCCCCGGCACCTCCACCAAGCGGACACCAGCCGTCTGTTCCTCTACGACGGCCCGAACGGCGTGAGCCTGATGATAGTCCACAACACCCTCGGTGGCGACAGGGGCGACGGGAGCGCCGCCACCTTCCGGTTCAGCGGTCTGCCGGCCGGCGGCGACTGGATAGTGATGGACGACGACTACTACGACCAAGACGACCGCTTCTCGCGCAATCGCATCAGTTGGTCGTGGTACGGCGACCGGACCGACGGCGCGGTCTTCCGGGGCCTCGACCGGGACGGCACCGCGGTCACTATCTCCCCGCGATTCGACGAGCGCGCCGCGCTCTACGACAGTCCGGTGGACCGCGACGGCGACACCCGCGCGTGGCAGTTCCTCACCGGGAGCGTCGGGAATCCGAGCGCGGTCGGTCTCGACATGACCGAACCCATCACGATTCGGACCGGCTACTGCGGTCCCGACGAGACACCGCCGAACGCCGCCCTCTCCGGCGGTAACGGCGTCGCTGGCTACCCGGTCTCGTTCGACGCCGGCCAGTCGTCCGACAACCGCCAAATCACGGAGTACCGCTGGGACTTCGACGGCGACGGAACCCCCGACCGAACGACGAACGACCCCACCGTCGCCCACGAGTACGGCGCACCGGGGACCTACAACGCCACCGTGACAGTTGTTGACGAAGGCGGCAACGCCGACCGGGCCAGAGTCCAAGTCAGCGTCGAGGCCGACGACCCGCCGGACGCGGCGCTCTCGGTCGGCGACTCGCCCACGCAGGGCTTCCCGGTCACGCTCGACGCCCGGAACTCGACCGACGACGTGGGCATCTCCGCCTACCGCTGGGACCTCGACGGCGACGGCCAAGCGGAGCGGACCACCGACTCGGCGACCATCTCCCACACCTACGAGGACGCCGGCGACTACGAAATCGCCCTGACCGTGGTGGACGGCGGCGGCCAGAACTCGACCGCGACCCGGAGCGTCTCGGTCGGCGCGGACGACCCGCCAGAACCGGCGATTCGGGTCTCGTCGCCCGGACTCCCGACCGAAGGTCGTCAAATCGTCCTCGACGCGCGGAACTCCACCGACGACACCGGCATCACGGCGTATCGCTGGTCGCTCGGCGACAACGCCACCGCGACCGGTGACCGGGTGGCCCACACCTACGCCGGCAACGGGACCTACACCGTCACGCTGACCGTGGTGGACGAGGGCGGCCAGAACGCCACCGAGACGAGACAGGTCGAGGTCCGAGCGCCGGACCGGACTCCTCCCGAGGCCGGCCTCGCCGTGGGGGCGAACCAAATCGCGGCAGGTGCGAACGTCGGTCTCGACGCCAGAAACGCGACCGACAACCGGAACATCGCGGCGTACCGCTGGGACTTCGACGGCGACGGGCAAGCGGAGCGGACCACCGATTCGCCGACAGTCGAACACGCCTACGGCGGCACCGGCACCTTCGACGCCACCGTGACGGTCGCCGACTACGCTGGCAACACCGATTCGGCCAACGCGACGATTCGGGTCTTCCCCGAGGACGACACCCCGCCCAACGCGGCGCTCTCGGTCGGGACCAACCGGACCGACGCCGACACCAAAATTTCCTTCGACGCGAGCAACGCTACCGACGGCCAGACTACCGTCGCGGCGTACCGCTGGGACTTCGACGGCGACGGGAAAGCGGAGCGGACGACTGACTCCGCGACAGTCGAACACGCCTACAACTCGGCGGGCACCTACAACGCCACCGTGGTCGTCGCGGACTTCGGGAACAACACCGACAACGCCACCGTGCGAGTCAAGGTCGAACCCAACGAGCAGGCCCACTCCGGCGGTGGCGGCGGTGGTGGCGGAGGCGGCGGCGGTGGAGGCGGAACCAGCGTCGGACCGCCGCCGGTCGATATTCAGCGCCAGCAGACCGGGGCGAACGCCGGCCTCGTGGACGTTCGCAACGCTCGGGGCGACGAGACGGTTCGGTCGTCGCTTCCCGCCCAAGCGACTGCCGAGGAGACCGGCGTCGCGTTCGACTCCATCGGCGTGGACCTCCGGCGCGACGACGCCCACTTCGCGGTCGAAGTCGGTCGGCCCGCAGGGGAGTCGGTCGAATCGGTCCCGGCCGACGTGACCCTCGGGTCGCTGTCGGTCGCCGGGAAGTACGTCGAATCCCGGCAGGTTTCGGGCGTCAGCTACGAGGTCGCAATCGACGGGGGCGTCCTCGCCGACGAGGGCCTCACGCCGGCGGACCTGACCGCCTACCAGCGCACCGGCGGTGAGTGGGACCGAGCGAATCTCTCGGTCTCCTCGGGCGGCGAGACGGTCGTGGTTCGAGTCGAGACCGATGGCCTCGCGCCGATTGCGGTCGGCGCGGAGCGGTCGGTGACGGTCGCAGACGCCGACCTCGGCGCGCAGACGGTCGCCGCCGACGAACCGGTCTCGGTGACGGCCACGCTCGAAAACGCCGGCGAGGAGACCGCCGGGTTCGGCGTCCTCCTCCGGGCGGACGGCGAGGAGGTCGCCACCAAGAACGTGACGGTGCCCGCAGACAAGACCACCAAAGTCACCCTCAACGCGACGCTCCCGACCGGCACGCACGCGCTCACCATCGGCGGTGAGTCGGCGGGCAACGTGACAGTCGTCGAGGACGCCGGGTCGCTGTCGGTCGCCGACGTGTCGCTGAACGAGTCCGCCATCGCGGCGGGCGAATCGGTCGAGATTACCGCCACGGTCGAGAATACCGGCGGTACCGCCGCCGAGCGCGAGGTCGCGCTGACCCTGTTCGGCGAGGAGGTCGGGTCGAAGACGGTGGCGGTCTCTGCGGGCGAGACGGAGCAGGTGACGTTCGTTCGAGCGATTGACGCCGCGGGGAACTACACCGCAAAAGTCGGCGACGAGTCGGCCGCGCTGGAGGTCTCTGAGTCGGGTGGCGATGGCGAGAGCGACGGCCCGACCGCACCGGCCGTGCCCGGATTCGGCGTCGGCGCGGCGGTGGCGGCGCTGTTGGCGGTGGCGTTGGTGGTTCGACTGCGGACCGACTCGACATAG
- a CDS encoding cupin domain-containing protein, whose product MSKINADDLDWTELERDETRFKRKQLAEATDAEQLGCSLYELPPGSRSWPYHYHTGNEEAIFVLSGTGTLRLDGETVPLQAHDYVALPADESGAHRVVNDSDAPLRYLAVSTMEDPDVTVYPDSGKVGVFAGSPPGGRDERTVEGYYRRDDDVDYWEGEDKE is encoded by the coding sequence ATGAGCAAAATCAACGCCGACGACCTCGATTGGACCGAACTCGAACGCGACGAGACCCGATTCAAGCGCAAGCAACTCGCCGAGGCCACCGACGCCGAACAACTCGGGTGCAGTCTCTACGAACTCCCGCCGGGCAGTCGCTCGTGGCCCTACCACTACCACACCGGCAACGAGGAGGCCATCTTCGTCCTCTCGGGCACCGGCACCCTCAGACTCGACGGCGAGACGGTCCCGCTCCAAGCGCACGATTACGTCGCACTCCCGGCAGACGAGTCGGGTGCCCACCGCGTCGTCAACGACTCCGACGCGCCGCTCCGGTATCTCGCCGTCTCCACGATGGAGGACCCCGACGTGACCGTCTACCCCGACTCGGGGAAAGTTGGGGTTTTCGCGGGGTCTCCTCCGGGCGGGCGCGACGAACGGACCGTAGAGGGCTACTACCGACGCGACGACGACGTTGACTACTGGGAAGGCGAGGACAAGGAGTAG
- a CDS encoding DMT family transporter — protein MTWLASLEERTPPMAALAVSIVAVSTSAILVRYSNAPSIVKALYRVVFTTLLLAPFAVTHYREDLRALSVRDAAIAIVTGVALAAHFATWFESLEWTSVAASVTLVQSQPLFVAVGAAVLLDETINRRMVGGILVAVVGVAVMSLGGLLSGAALAGARPLYGDGLALVGAVMAAGYVLAGRSLRQRVALVPYVTVVYSVCAVVLLGVALAEGATVALTAYHPEEWLLFFGMAIGPGIFGHTVINWALKYVESSVVSVTLLGEPVGSTLLALVLLNEAPDVFTVAGGAVVLAGIYVTATGRPDEP, from the coding sequence ATGACGTGGTTGGCGTCCCTCGAAGAACGCACCCCGCCGATGGCGGCCCTCGCCGTCTCCATCGTGGCGGTCAGCACCAGCGCTATCCTCGTCCGGTACAGCAACGCGCCGAGCATCGTCAAGGCGCTCTACCGGGTCGTGTTCACCACCCTGCTCCTCGCGCCGTTCGCCGTGACCCACTACCGCGAGGACCTCCGCGCGCTGTCGGTCCGGGACGCCGCCATCGCAATCGTCACCGGCGTCGCGCTGGCGGCCCACTTCGCCACGTGGTTCGAGAGTCTGGAGTGGACCAGCGTGGCCGCCAGCGTCACGCTCGTCCAGTCCCAACCGTTGTTCGTCGCAGTCGGCGCGGCGGTTCTGCTGGACGAGACCATCAACCGCCGGATGGTCGGCGGGATTCTAGTCGCCGTCGTGGGGGTCGCGGTGATGTCGCTCGGCGGCCTCCTCTCGGGGGCCGCGCTGGCCGGCGCACGACCGCTCTACGGCGACGGCCTCGCGCTCGTCGGCGCGGTCATGGCCGCCGGCTATGTGCTGGCCGGCCGGTCGCTTCGCCAGCGAGTCGCCTTGGTCCCCTACGTCACCGTGGTCTACTCGGTCTGCGCGGTGGTCCTGCTGGGGGTTGCGCTCGCCGAGGGAGCCACCGTCGCGCTGACCGCCTACCACCCCGAGGAGTGGCTCCTCTTCTTCGGAATGGCCATCGGGCCGGGCATCTTCGGCCACACGGTCATCAACTGGGCGCTGAAGTACGTCGAATCCAGCGTGGTCAGCGTCACTCTGCTTGGCGAACCGGTCGGTTCGACCCTGCTCGCGCTCGTCCTCCTCAACGAGGCCCCCGACGTGTTCACCGTGGCGGGTGGTGCAGTCGTCCTCGCCGGTATCTACGTCACCGCGACGGGCCGCCCCGACGAACCGTAG
- a CDS encoding nucleoside phosphorylase has product MPFPNHPEKHEADPLVTPEAHTDYRQSQAEDDGPEPPEAVVVCYSRGLMDYLTESYEGETIDHYYGELFLFADADHEVGVLGNFGIGAPTTAMLMDELVADGVEAFLSIGFAGCLDDDIEMGEFIVCDRAIRDEGVSHHYVESEKYAEASDDLTDHATRELDARDRSYHVGPSWTTDAIYQETEAEVADYADEGVLTVEMEASAVFAVADYRGVDAGSMFVVSDYLGLEDWDPKFHLTAEDMQRLGDTAKEILASYVN; this is encoded by the coding sequence ATGCCGTTCCCGAATCACCCGGAGAAGCACGAGGCCGACCCTCTTGTCACGCCAGAAGCCCACACCGACTACCGCCAGTCCCAAGCCGAGGACGACGGACCGGAGCCACCCGAGGCGGTCGTCGTCTGCTACAGTCGCGGACTGATGGACTACCTCACCGAGTCTTACGAGGGCGAGACCATCGACCACTACTACGGCGAACTGTTCCTGTTCGCCGACGCGGACCACGAGGTCGGCGTCCTCGGGAACTTCGGTATCGGCGCACCAACCACCGCGATGCTGATGGACGAACTCGTCGCCGACGGCGTGGAGGCCTTCCTCTCGATTGGCTTCGCCGGGTGTCTGGACGACGACATCGAGATGGGCGAGTTCATCGTCTGCGACCGGGCTATCCGCGACGAGGGAGTCTCGCACCACTACGTCGAGTCCGAGAAGTACGCCGAGGCCAGCGACGACCTCACCGACCACGCCACCCGAGAACTCGACGCGCGCGACCGGTCGTACCACGTCGGCCCGTCGTGGACCACCGACGCCATCTATCAGGAGACCGAGGCCGAAGTCGCGGACTACGCCGACGAGGGCGTCCTGACCGTCGAGATGGAGGCGTCAGCGGTCTTCGCCGTCGCCGACTACCGCGGCGTCGATGCCGGTTCGATGTTCGTCGTCAGCGACTATCTGGGCCTCGAAGACTGGGACCCCAAGTTCCACCTGACCGCAGAAGACATGCAACGACTGGGCGACACGGCCAAAGAGATTCTGGCGAGTTACGTGAACTGA